TTTCACTTCCTCTAGGAAATTAGGCTATAAATATGGTGGCTGAGCATCCTTCAGATAAGAGGCACGAATCACAAACTTTGTGGATGGATGAGAGAAATAAACTGTTTGATTTGGAAAGGTGCCTGGATTTAAAAGCCTGCTTGTGCTGTACTCATACATCCACGTGTATTGGAGAGCTGGGGATCTGAGGAGGAATTTGGCCCTGGGCTCATCTCTGTCTATTTTCAGCAGTGGTTCCCAAGCCAACAGCCAGCTCTGGGTGATCTGGCTCTCCTGATGGTTCATCCAAACACAGGGAATCTCCAGGGAAGTGCTGGTGTCTCTCGCCATGTGTTGGTGTCCTGGACTGTGTTATGATGACCCAAGGAGAACAGCTGGGCTGCTCATGGGAGAACGGAGTTGCTCAGATGAATTAAGTGTTGGACCTTTGGCAATGGGTCCTGACCCAGATGAGTCAATGGGAATTTTCCTGTTTGATTTATCACAACAAGAATTTCATCTCCCAGGGAGGACTTTTCCCTGGCTCTGGCCAGCGCCTTGGCTGACTGGCGTAGCTCTCTCATTACAtcattgttttcttgctttcacaGAAATGATTTACccagagagaaatattttaccTGGAAAGGAAGACCAAGAGCTAACGGACAAAGGCAGAGGGAGTGTCAAAATTTCATGCTGAAAGATCACAGAAGGACTAAGAGTCGATCTGGACAGCTAATGGATTTAGGCTGATGCACCTCATAGGCAGAAAGCTGTTAGGTGCAAACAGGCTGATGGCTTTGGGATTAATGCTAGGTGAtcaaagaaggaaggaggagcaCCAGAAATGCAGTCCATGGATGAGATTAGCCTGTTAAGGACAACGGTGCACAACTTTCAGATCCGTTCTCCAGGCAGTAGATTCAGACTAGACCAGAAATTGTTTACAATGAGAGTGGTGAAtcactggcccaggttgcccagagagatggtggatgccccatccctggaaacattcaacGTCAGGTttgacggggctctgagcaacctgatgtagctGAAGCTGtccctgcttgctgcaggggggttgggctagatgacctttaaaggtcccttcccaccaaAACCATTGTGTGATTCTATGTTTAAAGCAAACAACCCTTGGCTCCTCCTTGGTCTTACTGCATTGTGGAAGAGGGATGAACTCAGGACAGCCCTGCtagcttttacattttctggtCTAGGTATTAGCTGATGAGCAGGACAGTCCTGCTGTGAACCCCATGGGCAAGGTAATCTGTATGCATGTGGGGAATCCCTGCTCCCTTTCTGTGCTTCTCATGCCAGCCCCTCCCTGTGCCTGTAAGAACATGGGACAGCCTGGAAACAAAGAATAACATAGGGTTTGTCTGAGAAACACAATCTTTTGTGTCAAACTGGATATTTTTTGCTGCAAAAGTGAAGGGAAAAAGGCTGCACCCATTGCAACTTTTTCTCtgggaagggaaataaaaagaatcgccctgccctgctgggaaagTGTGGGCTGCTGTGCCCACTGCTGGTTAGTGGGGCATCATGtgtcccaccaccagcagctttgctgagtGTCAGCAGGAATCACAGACAGGCACTTGCTGCTCTGTTAAACTTCAAGTTTATTGATTTCAGGTGAGGAGAAAGGTAAGTTCTCATCTGTGCGTGACAGGTAAGAACCAGATGCCAAAAGAAGCAATATATAGTCTGCGTGTCCCCCAATTTCTTCTTCTAACAGTATTACCTACAAAAtcacaagaaaagcaaagaagttCAGAAGTTCATCAGTAAATCCAAAGCCATGTTCTCCCATGGGATCAACAGTCATAGAGAGGCACATTTCCCTCCCAATAGCAGCTCATTCCTTGGTAGTGGAGCCTATGGCTCTCcatgtgctgctttttcctcttttagaaATCTTCAGCTTTTTGGGGTGGTGGGTGGTACTTTTTTACAGCACAGAATGACAGGTTCAAAGCAGTACTTAGTCGGGTATTCACCAGAATCACAGTATCCAGCTCGGCACAAGCCTCCTTCACGGTGACAGATCTCTGGTGACTGAGCATGTACGTGTCCTGTACAAAGAAGCAACAATTTAGGGGGTGAAATCCATGGAGGTTCCTCTGGCAACACATGCCCAGCCAGCACTGTGAGAGTGCACAGAGCCTGGGCATGCACCCAGGATCCCTGTCCCAAAGGAAAGCTGCAGACATCcgtgttaaaaaaaaaccccaagctgcagagccagcctcACTCAAGGAACATTTTTGCATCACCTCAAGGGATTAAATCACCAA
The Apus apus isolate bApuApu2 chromosome 3, bApuApu2.pri.cur, whole genome shotgun sequence genome window above contains:
- the LOC127382602 gene encoding gallinacin-12-like, which produces MPASIPAAHRGFCKISLSALPVSSRAKAMAILWLVLIFVSLASHGHVHAQSPEICHREGGLCRAGYCDSGEYPTKYCFEPVILCCKKVPPTTPKS